The window GGTTAACCGTTCTTTTTTCCATTGTACGAATTTGTTATATTTTACTGTACAAAATTGCAGAACAACTACAGTAAATCTCTGTGATTCTGATCACAATTATTGTGTGAGCTCCATCACGGTTTTACAGTGGAAGACGGCTTAAAGTTTCCCTGGAAACGCCTAAATAAGCTGCTAAAAGAGATTTCGGTACCCGTTGAACTAAAGAAGGATATTTTTTCAAAAGCTGGTCATACCGTTCTTTTATTCCGGTTGTCATCATGGAAATAGTTCGTTGCTGAGCGGTAATAAATCCCATGTATGCTTTTTCCAGAAAAAAATGTTCCAGTTTTGGCAGTTGGGTACAGAGCTTTTTGTAGTCATCTAACTGAAGGCACAATACTTCTGTATCTTCAAGGCATTCCAAAGACATGGTTGCCAAAGTTTGCTGATAGTAAGCAGGAAAATCTGTTTCCCACCAATCTTCCATGGCAAAGCCGATAATATGCTCTTTTCCGGTTTCATCAGAATAAACCAGTTTCAAAAGACCTTTCAGGACAAAATAATTGTAAGGAACTGATTCTCCTTCCTGTACTAAAAACTGATGTTTTTTATATTTTTTATAGATAAAACAGGATGATATCAATTCAAACTCATCATCATTAAGGGGTAGTATTTTTTCGATATGAGACCTCAGCTGATGCAGCATATTCTATTTTTTAAGGTATAAATTAAGGCTTTTGTTTCAATAGTTCATCGATCTGTTTGTAAAAGGAGTCTTTACTGTAATCTGCCAGCCCCTTATGATGCAGGCGGATGTCACCTTTTTTATCCAGCACTACCGTTGTAGGCAATGACCCACTGTAAAGTACACCCGGAATATTGCCAGCCGGCACCAGAAAAGGAACTGTAAAGCCTTTTTCCTTTAAATAAGATTTTCCAAGAGCTGTGTTATCATCAAGATTTACGGTAAGAAATACAATGTCCGGATTATTTTTATACTGATCATACAGCTTCTGAACAGAGGGAAATTCTGCTCTGCAGGGAGGACACCATGAAGCCCAAAAATTAATGAAGACTACTTTATTTTGTAAATCAGAAGTATTAATGATGGTTCCACCTTCACTTTTCAGCATAAATCCGGCATAGGAAACCCTTGCTGAAGCATTCTGATTCTTTTTTGATTCTGATATACTGGAATTGAGAATTCCCGTGGAAGCCACCTGTCTCATCAGCCATGCTTTTGCATCTTTATTCACCAATACGATAATGAACAATATTGTCAGTATTGCAGTGGAACCATTTTTCCTGATCACGTTCTTACATTTTCCATGCTCTTTCCTCTTAATTCTTAGCCAAGATAAGATTAAAATTCTGATCAAAGGTTCTGAAGAAGTTTTTTAAGTCAAAAAAGTCTTTACATCGCAGGCAGGCAATGAAAGCTCTTTAAATACTTAGGTCTATAATTTTTATAATAACCAGCAATAAAGTTCACACAACAATCGTTAATAATTTATTTTTTAACATAATTGACTAAAAAACAGTTAATAAATCAATATACAATACATAATATTATTTT of the Chryseobacterium viscerum genome contains:
- a CDS encoding Crp/Fnr family transcriptional regulator — encoded protein: MLHQLRSHIEKILPLNDDEFELISSCFIYKKYKKHQFLVQEGESVPYNYFVLKGLLKLVYSDETGKEHIIGFAMEDWWETDFPAYYQQTLATMSLECLEDTEVLCLQLDDYKKLCTQLPKLEHFFLEKAYMGFITAQQRTISMMTTGIKERYDQLLKKYPSLVQRVPKSLLAAYLGVSRETLSRLPL
- a CDS encoding TlpA family protein disulfide reductase: MIRKNGSTAILTILFIIVLVNKDAKAWLMRQVASTGILNSSISESKKNQNASARVSYAGFMLKSEGGTIINTSDLQNKVVFINFWASWCPPCRAEFPSVQKLYDQYKNNPDIVFLTVNLDDNTALGKSYLKEKGFTVPFLVPAGNIPGVLYSGSLPTTVVLDKKGDIRLHHKGLADYSKDSFYKQIDELLKQKP